The Kryptolebias marmoratus isolate JLee-2015 linkage group LG18, ASM164957v2, whole genome shotgun sequence genome includes a region encoding these proteins:
- the alg10 gene encoding dol-P-Glc:Glc(2)Man(9)GlcNAc(2)-PP-Dol alpha-1,2-glucosyltransferase: MEKFEGYIFTALCSTNFLISCLLFSKITREQREPYMDEIFHIPQAQKYCHGKFNEWDPMITTLPGLYLVSVGVIKPVVWLADLTGGVVCSTAMLRFINLLFNCGNLYLIYLLICKLHLREKTRTTSRRVLSALSLSTFPVLYFFNFLYYTDAGSTFFILFTYLMTLYGCHKASALLGVCSVLFRQTNIIWVAFCAGTVVAAKMDDTWRTEHTKKRDEKSPPSQVPLTFSGAKKVILFSLEFFASLSHVKAVLLVAWPYAAVGVGFLMFVILNDGIVVGDRTSHEACLNFPQLFYFFSFSLFFSLPVSLCYHRALRLLQALKKQPLFFLFVTAVSFLLVWKFTFIHKYLLADNRHFPFYVWKKVFQRHELVRFLLVPVYVVAGWNFLDSFKSRSLFWSLAYLACLVCATVPQKLLEFRYFIVPYLMYRLHMPLPSLPRLVGEFLLYTAVNAATVYVFVAKTFHWPDSTATQRFMW, encoded by the exons ATGGAGAAATTTGAAGGCTACATTTTCACGGCTCTCTGCAGCACCAACTTCTTGATCTCCTGCCTGCTCTTCTCTAAAATCACCCGGGAGCAGAGGGAGCCGTACATGGACGAGATTTTTCACATTCCTCAAGCTCAGAAATACTGCCATGGAAAATTCAACGAG TGGGACCCGATGATCACGACTCTCCCCGGCCTTTACCTGGTCTCTGTGGGCGTGATCAAACCTGTGGTGTGGCTCGCCGACCTGACAGGCGGCGTGGTGTGCTCCACGGCCATGCTGCGCTTCATCAACCTGCTCTTCAACTGCGGCAACCTCTACCTGATCTACCTGCTGATCTGCAAGCTGCACCTCAGGGAGAAG ACTCGAACCACCTCGCGGCGAGTCCTGTCGGCGCTGTCTCTGTCCACCTTCCCCGTGCTCTACTTCTTCAACTTCCTCTACTACACGGATGCGGGGTCGACCTTTTTCATCCTCTTCACCTACCTCATGACGCTCTACGGCTGCCACAAGGCCTCGGCGCTCCTCGGCGTCTGCTCTGTGCTCTTCCGCCAGACCAACATCATCTGGGTGGCCTTCTGCGCGGGCACGGTGGTGGCCGCCAAAATGGACGACACCTGGAGGACGGAACATACAAAGAAGAGGGACGAGAAGTCTCCTCCCTCCCAGGTCCCGCTGACTTTCAGTGGAGCTAAAAAAGTGATCCTTTTCTCTCTGGAGTTCTTCGCCTCGCTCAGTCACGTGAAGGCGGTGCTGCTGGTGGCCTGGCCTTACGCTGCGGTGGGCGTAGGTTTCCTCATGTTTGTGATATTAAACGACGGAATAGTAGTTGGTGACAGGACAAGCCACGAAGCCTGCCTCAACTTCCCCCAGCTCTTCtacttcttctccttctccctgTTTTTCTCCCTCCCCGTCTCGCTGTGTTACCACCGGGCCCTGCGGCTCCTCCAGGCTCTTAAAAAGCAgcccctcttcttcctcttcgtCACGGCTGTCTCTTTCCTCCTCGTGTGGAAGTTCACTTTCATCCACAAGTACCTCCTGGCTGATAACCGCCACTTCCCCTTCTACGTGTGGAAAAAGGTTTTCCAGAGGCACGAGCTGGTGCGTTTCCTCCTCGTCCCCGTGTACGTCGTCGCCGGCTGGAACTTCCTGGACTCCTTCAAGTCACGCTCGCTCTTCTGGAGCCTGGCCTACCTGGCGTGCCTCGTGTGCGCCACGGTTCCCCAGAAGCTGCTGGAGTTCAGGTACTTCATCGTGCCATACCTGATGTACCGCCTGCACATGCCGCTCCCCTCCCTTCCCAGACTCGTCGGGGAGTTCCTGCTGTACACCGCCGTAAACGCCGCCACCGTCTACGTCTTTGTCGCCAAGACGTTCCACTGGCCGGACAGCACGGCCACGCAGAGGTTCATGTGGTGA